A region from the Aegilops tauschii subsp. strangulata cultivar AL8/78 chromosome 5, Aet v6.0, whole genome shotgun sequence genome encodes:
- the LOC109785142 gene encoding chaperone protein dnaJ A7A, chloroplastic, with protein sequence MHGNARVRKKNSETEIRFGLAHPATISLARCPPPSSQLASPPYPTSPASPPPAAPMLHPVHRLPATPSRPAVHPHVSPAPPSLRLRRVAGTRPTTPVVCCSGFVGSLPVANQGSEFEPRSRSIYGGRGSVAIDPRFMASKNSTRGRGKHLASPSASLNHAPSPRFRHRRGSRFIVRAESDFYSVLGVSRNASKSEIKSAYRKLARSYHPDVNKEPGAEQKFKDISNAYEVLSDDEKRAIYDKYGEAGLKGSGMGTGDYSNPFDLFESLFEGFGGMGGMGGGRAARNRPMQGDDESYNLVLNFKDAVFGVEKEIEITRLEGCNTCDGSGAKPGTKPTTCKTCGGQGQVVSSTRTPLGIFQQVSTCNTCGGTGEFSTPCKTCGGDGRVRKTKRISLKVPAGVDSGSRLRVRSEGNAGQRGGPPGDLYVFIDVLSDSVLKRDGTNILYTCKVSYIDAILGTTVKVPTVDGVVDLKIPSGTQPGTTLVMSKKGVPLLGKSNARGDQLVRVQVEIPKRLSSDERKLIEELANLNKAEPANSRR encoded by the exons ATGCACGGCAACGCGCGTGTCCGTAAGAAAAACAGCGAGACAGAGATAAGGTTTGGGCTAGCCCACCCAGCTACAATCTCCCTCGCTCGCTGCCCCCCACCAAGCTCACAGCTCGCCTCTCCTCCCTACCCTACCTCGCCGGCGTCGCCACCCCCCGCCGCCCCCATGCTCCACCCAGTGCACCGCCTCCCTGCCACCCCTTCCCGCCCGGCCGTCCACCCGCACGTATCCCCCGCGCCGCCCTCCCTTCGTCTCCGGCGAGTGGCCGGGACGAGGCCGACGACGCCTGTGGTATGCTGCTCCGGTTTCGTGGGTTCGCTGCCTGTAGCGAATCAGGGGAGCGAATTCGAACCTCGATCCAGATCGATCTATGGGGGTCGGGGTTCCGTGGCCATCGATCCGAGATTCATGGCATCGAAAAATAG TACCAGAGGCAGAGGTAAACACCTAGCATCACCTAGTGCTAGCTTAAATCATGCACCATCACCAAGATTTCGCCATCGGAGGGGTTCACGGTTTATCGTTCGAGCTGAATCA GATTTCTATTCCGTACTTGGCGTGTCGAGAAATGCTAGTAAATCTGAAATCAAGAGTG CCTATCGGAAACTTGCTCGGAGCTATCACCCTGACGTGAACAA AGAGCCTGGCGCTGAACAAAAGTTTAAGGATATCAGCAATGCTTATGAG GTTTTGTCTGATGATGAGAAGCGAGCGATCTATGATAAATATGGAGAAGCTGGTTTGAAGGGTTCTGGCATGGGAACGGGA GATTACTCAAACCCATTTGATCTCTTTGAGTCACTATTCGAAGGATTTGGTGGAATGGGTGGAATGGGCGGGGGCCGTGCTGCTCGTAACAGGCCAATGCAGGGTGATGATGAGAGCTACAATCTGGTTCTCAACTTCAAGGATGCAGTGTTTGGTGTAGAGAAAGAGATTGAGATAACTAGGCTGGAAGGCTGTAATACTTGCGACGGAAGTGGCGCCAAGCCTGGCACAAAGCCAACCACGTGTAAAACTTGTGGTGGTCAGGGCCAGGTGGTCTCCTCCACAAGAACACCACTTGGAATATTCCAGCAGGTATCCACATGCAATACTTGCGGTGGCACTGGTGAATTCTCCACCCCATGCAAAACCTGTGGGGGCGATGGCCGTGTGCGCAAGACAAAGAGGATCAGTCTGAAGGTTCCCGCAGGAGTGGATTCTGGAAGCAGGTTGAGGGTCCGTTCTGAGGGTAATGCTGGTCAGAGAGGAGGCCCGCCAGGAGACCTTTATGTCTTTATTGATGTTCTCTCGGATTCAGTTCTTAAGCGAGATGGGACAAACATTCTCTACACATGCAAGGTTTCTTACATTGATGCAATTCTTGGGACAACTGTCAAGGTCCCCACTGTTGATGGAGTGGTTGACCTGAAGATCCCCTCGGGGACCCAGCCGGGTACAACTCTGGTGATGTCCAAGAAAGGTGTTCCACTTCTTGGTAAATCAAATGCTCGCGGAGACCAGCTGGTGCGTGTCCAGGTTGAGATTCCAAAGCGTCTAAGCAGCGACGAGAGAAAGCTGATCGAAGAGCTTGCAAACCTCAACAAGGCTGAGCCGGCAAACAGTAGGAGATGA